TCCCCTCCATCTCGTTCTGACCGTCCCTCTCTGTCCCTATGGCTCCCTTCACCGTTTCGGCTATCGCCATGACGATCTCTGTCACTGTAGCGGTCCCTTTCCCCGTAGCGATCACGGTCTACCCCACTATGCCTATCACCATGACGATAATGACTATCTCCATGACGACCCCTGTCGTCAGCATTCCTATCACTACGGGACCCCTCTTTTGAAGAAGAGCTAGAGTAAGAGTCTGAAACTGAGCTCAGGGAGCCCGCGCTACTGAAGCCACTCATTTTGGTGCCTGAGCTGAGGGCAGGGGGCGGCGCCATGGAGGAAAATGAGGAAGAGGACGTTGGCGAGTAGGGTAGGTGGGGTCTGTCAGGCCCCTCAGGTGCTCCTGAAGGCAAAGAGCTTAGACTTCCTGCACTGGTCCACCCAGAAGAGCTGCTGGACTTTGTGGTAAGTTTAGGTGGAACACCAGATGCCGCCACAAAGTGGTTTTTATACTGAGCCTGAAGGAATGCAAGATCATGTTTAACAAACTCCATAGAATGATACATCCAACAATATCTATACTGAAAAACATGATGGCAAAAATGGTATACTGAAAAAATGGTATACTGATACTTGATATACT
The window above is part of the Chanodichthys erythropterus isolate Z2021 chromosome 3, ASM2448905v1, whole genome shotgun sequence genome. Proteins encoded here:
- the LOC137011692 gene encoding ATP-dependent RNA helicase DDX42-like, coding for MGDRMSALKQAFQAQYKNHFVAASGVPPKLTTKSSSSSGWTSAGSLSSLPSGAPEGPDRPHLPYSPTSSSSFSSMAPPPALSSGTKMSGFSSAGSLSSVSDSYSSSSSKEGSRSDRNADDRGRHGDSHYRHGDRHSGVDRDRYGERDRYSDRDRHGDSRNGEGSHRDREGRSERDGGERSGTHKDSFAVPDPPKRKKSRWDN